The Paenibacillus sp. BIC5C1 DNA segment TTAAGCGCTTAACCCGTGAAGGGAAGGGAGATGATTTTTCCATGACAACCATTAGACTGACGATGGCTCAGGCACTGCTCCGATATCTGGACCAGCAATATATTTCCGTTGATGGGGTGGAAACCAAGTTTGTGAAAGGTGTTATCGGCATTTTCGGTCACGGCAACGTAACTGGTATTGGAGAGGCGCTGGAGCGTAGTTCTGGAAGTCTGACGTATATGCAGGGTAAAAATGAACAAGGCATGGTACATACGGCAGCGGCCTATGCCAAGCAGAAGAACCGTAGACAGATTTATGCCTGCACAACATCCATCGGACCAGGAGCGCTGAACATGATTACCGCAGCGGCAACGGCAACGGTCAATCGTATTCCCGTTTTACTGCTTCCAGGTGATAACTTTGCTACGCGTGAACCAGATCCCGTGCTGCAACAACTGGAGGTAAGCGGCGATTATACTATTTCAGCCACTGATTCGTTCAAAGCGGTCAGCAAATACTGGGATCGCATCGTGCGTCCTGAACAGCTGATGATTGCTGCCACACAGGCGATGCGCGTGCTGATGGACCCGGCGGAGACGGGGGCGGTAACGTTGGCACTGCCACAGGATGTGCAGGCAGAGGCGTACGATTACCCTGAATCGTTCTTCGCCCGCAAGGTGCATTACCTGGACCGTCGTCCTCCGGTCCAGGCGGCAATTGAACGGGCAGCGCAGCAGATTGCCCGTGGCAGGAAGCCGCTGATCGTAGCAGGCGGCGGCGTGTTGTATGCCGAGGCATCCACACAGCTGGCTGAATTCGCCGAGGCATTCGGCATTCCGGTTGCCGAGACGCAGGCTGGCAAGAGTGCCTTGGCGTGGGACCACCCACTTAATGTGGGGGCCATCGGCGTGACCGGCTCGCTGGCTGCCAACAGGCTTGCCAGAGAAGCGGATGTGGTAATCGGCGTCGGCACCCGGTTCTCGGATTTTACGACGGCGTCTCGGTCTGCTTTTCAGCATCCCGAAGCGGCTTTCATCAATATTAACCTGAACGGTATGGATGCCGCCAAATTGGGTGGGGAAGCGATTTTAGCGGATGCACGGGAGGGTTTGCAAGCTTTGCAAACGGCTTTACAGGGACGGCAGTACCACAGTGGATACGAAGCATCGAAGATCGCCGACCTGCGGGATGGGTGGAACACCGAGGTGGATCGACTCTATGGACTGAAACATGAGGCAGGACTGGCACAAACGACAGCGGTTGGTGTTATTAATCGGACCATTGACCCTTCTTCAGTCATTGTGTGTGCGGCGGGAAGTTTGCCTGGAGACTTGCACCGTCTATGGCGCGCGTCTGCACCGAAAACATACCACATGGAATATGGCTTCTCCTGTATGGGCTATGAGGTGAGCGGAGCATTCGGGGCAGCACTTGCCGAGCCGGATCGTGAAGTGTATGCCATGGTGGGTGACGGTAGTTACCTAATGCTGCATTCTGAACTGGTGACGAGTTTGCAGGAACAGAAGAAGATGACCATTTTACTATTCAACAACAACGGATTTCAGTGTATTCATAATTTGCAACGGGAGCACGGAAGTGACGGTTTCGGCAACGAGTTCCGCTATCGGGAATCGGAGAGCGGGCGACTGACCGGGGATTATATGCCTATGGATTTTGCAGCCCATGCCCGCAGCCTTGGAGCCAAAGCCTATAAGGCAGAGACGACGGAACAATTGGAGCAGGCGATCAGAGATGCACGGAATGAGACCGTGACTACACTGATCGAAATTCCAGTCGTGCCCGGAACCAATGCAGGTGGATATGAGTCATGGTGGAATGTGGGCGTTCCAGAAGTATCCAACGAGGAAAAGGTAGTAACAGCTCATAACGCGATGCAGGCAAACCGTGCCAAAGCTAGACTCATATAGTTGAGCATATCATCAATCCAAAGAGTAACTTTCAATCAGCATAATATAGATGGGAATGCACGCGTTAAATCGAATGATGCGAAAATGTTGAAACACAAAAGGAGACGTGGAGCCATGAACAAGCTGCCATTTCAGCTCGGGATTCATCCGATCAACTGGGTTGGAGAGGATGTAAAGGAGCATGGTGATGCAACAACGTGTGAACAGATTCTGGATGACATTCAACGACTTGGCCTGACGGGTACGGAGATGGGACGCAAATATCCCACGGATCCAGACACATTGCGGGAGGAGCTGGGCAGGCGCAAAATACGCCTCGTTTCCCAGTGGAAATCGGTATTGTTCTCTGACCTGACGTATCGCCAGTCTGAGCTGGACAGCTATCGCAGACACGCGGAGTTTCTGCAATCTATGGGCAGCAAGGTGATTAGCACGGCGGAAGTAGGTGGCTCCCTGCATTTTGATCCAAGGCGGACACCGCATGAAAAAGAAGTGCTGAGACTCAGTGAATCGGAATGGCACATCCTTGCTGAGGGGCTGAACGAAGCAGGTGCCATCGCCCGTGAGCACGGGTTGAAGCTGACATACCATCATCACGGCGGTACCGTTGTTGAGCAGCCGGATGAGATCGATAAATTGATGGAACTGACTGACCCATCTCTTGTTTATTTGCTCTATGATACAGGTCATGCTTACTACGGCGGCGCCGACCCGTTAGCGCTCCTGCGTAAGCATTATGACAGGATTGCCTATATTCATCTGAAAGATATCCGTCCTCAAGTGCTGGACGAAGCACGGGCGGAACAGTCTGATTTTGTGGGCTGTATTCGTAAAGGAGTATTTACGGTTCCCGGAGATGGATGTATTGATTTTGCACCGATTCTGCAGGAGTTGGTTACACGGGGGTATGATGGCTGGGCGATGCTTGAAGGGGAACAGGACCCTGCAATTCATAATCCGTATGAGTATGCGCGGCGATCGTTGCAATATATGGAGTCCTTATACCAGCACAGCTGATAAAGTCATGGCCATCGGGAGAGAGCCGTACCATGAGGTAAACCCGATGATGAGTGTGAGTTTGATGAATGTAACATTTCAAATCCCATCATAGAAAGGGGTTCAAATAAAATGACTTACGTATCCTTTCCTGATTCCAGGAAGATGGATTTCACCGCGATTGGCCGTCTGTGCATCGACTTGAATGCCAATGAGATCAATCGCCCGATGGAAGAGACGATGACCTTTACGAAATATGTGGGCGGATCTCCGGCTAATATCACGATTGGCATGTCCAGGCTCGGTATGGAAACGGCATTTATCGGCAAAATCGCGAATGACCAGATGGGCAGGTTCATCAACAGTTATCTGGAGCGGAACGGAATCGATACGTCAAATGTGGTAACGGACGATACCGGAGCGGTGACAGGACTTGCTTTTACCGAGATCAAAAGTCCAACCGATTGCAACATTCTAATGTATCGTGACCATGTGGCTGATCTGCTATTGCAGTCGAGAGAGGTCCAGGAAGAGCTGATTGCCGACTCCAAAGTGCTGCTGATCTCAGGCACAGCCCTCGCTCAAAGCCCATCACGTGAAGCGGTATTCCAGGCGCTGGCATATGCGAAAAAGCATGGCACAATCATTGTGTTTGATCTGGACTATCGTCCTTACACATGGACATCAGCCGAGGAGACGGCGGTCTATTATAACCTCGCGGCCGAGAAATGCGATATCATCCTGGGCACCCGTGAAGAGTTCGACATGATGGAGACGTTTGACCATAATCCAGACCATAGCGATCAGGTGACCGCGCAAAAATGGTTCGACTTTTCCGCTAAAATTGTCGTCATCAAACATGGCAAGGAAGGCTCCATTGCTTATACAGGTGAAGGGCTATCTCATCAAGCCGACAGCTACCCAGCGCGTGTGGTGAAGACGTTTGGAGCAGGCGATTCCTACGCGGCGGGATTCCTGTATGGGTTGATGCAGGGCTGGACGATTGAACGCAGCATGGCGTTTGGCAGTGCGGCAGCATGTATCGTTATCTCCAGCCACAGCTGCTCGGATGCGATGCCAACAGTGGAACAAGTGAATGACTATATCGAACGCTGCAATCGGGGCGAAATTACGGTGTCTTGAAGCGTGTTGAAGTACTTGGAGTGGATGGAGTTAATTGACGGAGCGCACATATAAGCGAAGGGAGACAGGGCTATGGGAAAAGGGATTTCGGAAGCGTCAGCAACAGCGACAATGGTTCAAAACTGGATCGGGGGTGCCTGGGTGACCCCGGCGGCAACCCGTACGGAGCCGGTCGTGAATCCGGCTACGGAAGAGGTCATTGCACACGTACCGTTGTCTGAACAGGCGGATGTGGATTTGGCCGTCCAGACGGCAAGGGAGGCGTTCCCGTCCTGGAGCGGCACACCAGTTCCCCGCCGTGCACGGATTCTGTTCCGCTACCAGCAGCTGCTGGTGGAGCACTGGGAAGAACTCGCCCGGCTGGTTACGCTGGAGAACGGTAAAAGCTACGCGGAAGCTTACGGCGAAGTACAGCGTGGCATTGAATGCGTCGAATTCGCGGCAGGCGCCCCGAACCTGATGATGGGCAAACAGCTGCCTGACATCGCCACTGGGCTGGAGTCAGGCATGTACCGGTACCCAATCGGTGTTATTGGGGGAATAACCCCCTTCAACTTCCCGATGATGGTACCGTGCTGGATGTTCCCGCTGGCGATTGCGTGCGGTAACACCTTTGTCCTGAAGCCGTCCGAGCGCACACCGCTGCTGGCAGGTCGTCTGGCTGAGCTGTTCAAGGAAGCAGGGCTTCCGGACGGTGTGCTCAATATCGTTCACGGTGCGCATGACGTTGTGAATGGACTGCTTGAACACAAGGATGTTCAAGCGATCTCTTTTGTCGGATCACAGCCTGTGGCTGAATATGTTTACACTACCGCATCCGCACATGGCAAACGGGTACAGGCGCTTGCTGGTGCCAAAAATCACTCGATCGTTATGCCTGATGCCGATCTTGATCTGACAGTGAAAGAAATCACCAGTGCGGCCTTCGGCTCAGCCGGAGAACGCTGTATGGCCTGCTCGGTTGTTGTCGCCGTGGGCGATGTTGCTGATACGCTGGTGCAAAAGCTGGTGGAAGCGGCAGACCGCATCACCATTGGTAACGGCATGGATGAAGGGGTGTTCCTGGGTCCTGTCATTCGTGGTCCACATAAGGAACGTACACTTAGTTACATTGAATCCGGAGAACAGGAAGGCGCTGCTCTGATCCGGGATGGTCGCAAAGATGAAGCGACAGGCAAGTCTGGTTATTTCGTTGGTCCGACGGTATTTGATGAGGTGCAGAGCACTATGAAAATCTGGAAGGACGAGATTTTTGCACCGGTACTCTCGGTAGCGAGGGTTGCTACGCTGGAGGAAGCAGTGGAACTGGCCAACCGTTCCGACTTTGCCAATGGAGCTTGCCTGTTCACCCGCAGTGGAGCAAGCATGCGCCAATTCCGTGAAACGATTGATGCAGGCATGCTGGGCATTAACTTGGGCGTACCTGCGCCAATGGCATTTTTCCCTTTTTCCGGCTGGAAGAAATCGTTCTACGGTGATTTGCATGCCAACGGTACAGACGGCGTTGAATTTTATACTCGCAAAAAGATGGTTACTGCCCGCTGGTAATCACTCAGGGAATACCAGCCAATGGAAGAACGTTGAGTCCACATGGACACATACAGGGAGGATAACGGAATGGGCAAGGATAAAGTGAGAATTGGCATCATCGGTGCTGGTCGTATTGGTAAAATTCATGCGGACAATCTCCTGCGCAACACGCATGCCGAGATTGTTGGCATCAGTGATTTGTTTGCAGGACCCGAGCTGGAGGAGTGGGCCTCCAGCCGGGGTATTCCGGTGGTAACGACAGATAGCAGCCAGCTGATCGCCATGCCAAATGTGGATGCCGTGTTGATCTGTTCCTCAACAGATACACATGTACCCCTGATTGAACAGGCAGCCCAGGCGGGCAAACACATTTTTTGTGAGAAGCCGGTCAGTATGGATCTTCATCAGACTCAGGCAGCTGTTGCAGCCGTGCAGAAGGCTGGGGTAAAGCTACAAATCGGATTCAATCGTCGCTTCGATCATAACTTCAAGCGGGTACGTGCACATGTGCAGGAAGGAACGATTGGTGATCCGCATATTATCAAAATCACTTCTCGTGACCCGAGTCCGCCGCCAGCAGAGTACATCCGGGTGTCTGGCGGAATTTTCATGGATATGATGATCCATGATTTCGACATGGCCAGGTATCTATCCGGAAGTGAGGTGGATGAAGTCTATGCCCAGGGCAATGTGCTGATTCATCCTGTTTTTGCGGAACACGGCGATGTGGATACGGCCATTGTGACGATGAGTTTTGAAAATGGAGCTATTGGTGTCATTGATAACAGCCGCCAGGCGGTATATGGATACGATCAGCGCGTTGAAGTGTTTGGCTCATTAGGCAGCGCCGCAGCTGCGAACGATCATCCGAATACGGCAGAGATTAGTACAGCAAACGGATTGATGCGTGACAAGCCGCTGCACTTTTTCCTGGAGCGATACAACGAAGCGTACGTGCAGGAGACAGCTCTTTTCATCGACGCGATTCTGAACGATATACCTGTCATCGTGAACGGGAATGATGCCGTTCAGGCAGAACGCATTGCACTGGCAGCGCGCATGTCCATGGAACAAGGCAGACCTGTGAAGCTCCGGGAAGTGCCGGGCATGTCGGTGGAATCACAGACGGTTACCCCGTAGTGCCATTTTCATAACAAGTTCATTTCATCCTAATAGACAGCCATCAGGAGTAAGGATGAATACCGGAAGGAGTGGAAGAAAGCATGTCAGAACGCATAGTAAAACCTGTGTTGAATCCGAAAGCAGACGGCACGTTGTTGACGGTCACACCAGAGTCTGCGGGATGGGAATATGTTGGGTTCCAGGTGGTACAGCTTGCGGAGGGACAGACTCTAACTCGTGAGAGCGGGGATCAGGAACTCTGTCTTGTGCTTCTCAGCGGCTTCGCGAATGTAAGTACTCGTGAATATACGTGGGAGAATATCGGGAAAAGAATGAGTGTTTTTGAGAAGATTCCTCCGTATTCGGTTTATGTACCCAGTTCAGATCGAGTGGAGGTAACAGCTCTTACCGCATTGGAAATTGCTATATGTGCGGCACCAGGTAAAGGCACCTATCCAGCTCGACTGATTGCCCCGGAAGATGTAGGTGTTGAGACGCGTGGTTATGGCAACCTGGAACGACAGATTCACAACATTTTACCGGAACAAAAGGAAGCAGACAGTCTGCTCGTCGTTGAGGTGTTCACACCAGATGGACATTGGTCTAGTTATCCGCCGCATAAACATGACAGGGACGCTCTGCCTGACGAATCATTGCTAGAGGAGACGTACTATTTCCGAGTGCAGCCTGAGCAGGGGTTTGCCATCCAGCGGATATACACAGATGATCGAGCTGTAGATGAGACGCTGGCAGTGAACAACGGCGAAGTTGTGCTTGTTCCGTGTGGATACCATCCGGTAGGTGCTCCTCCAGGATACGAGGTCTACTATCTGAATGTGATGGCAGGACCAACCCGGACCTGGAAGTTCCATAACGACCCGGACCATGCTTGGCTGATGAATAAAAAGTAGTATCAGCTTCAAGTTGCGTATGCGGACTTCCCCCTGCATAATGAGAAGATAACGATTACCTATATATAAGGGGATTTATATATAGCACAAATGGGGAAATAACAATGAAAGCAACCATATATGATATAGCACGCGAGGCGGGGGTATCCATTGCAACCGTCTCGCAGGTCATTAACGGCAAAGGTAAAATTAGTGAGAAGCGGCGTGCCGAGATTATGGAGATCATGGAGCGTCTTCACTATCAACCGAGCGCAATTGCTGCTGCACTTACGGGTAAGCAGACATACACGCTTGGGTTGCTCGTACCCGATATCTCAAATCCGTATTTTGCCGAGCTGGCCAGAGCGGTAGAGGATCGCAGTCGGCAATTGGGTTATAGCGTCGTGATTTGCAGTACAGACAATAAGGACGAACGGGTAGAGCGGTATTTGAATCTGCTTCAGCAAAAAAGGGTCGACGGCATGATGATCGGAACAGGTATCGATAATGCCGAGATTCTGTCTCCACTCCTGCAGCAGTCGATACCTGTTGCTTTGATTGCCCGTCATATGCCGTCGTTGTCGGTACATACCGTTGCGATCGATGACAGGCTTGGCGGCGGGTTGGCAGCACAGCATCTGCTTGAATTGGGTCATATTCACGTAGCAGTGCTGTCCGAATCGTTCAAAGTCAGCAGCAGTCAGGAACGTGTACGCGGATTTCGTGAAGTATTGGAGAAGGCGGGTCTTTCTCTTGAAGCTGATCAGGTTAGAGAGTCATCTGCCGATCTGGGTTCAGCCAAAAAAGAGGCGCTCGTGCTGCTCACAGAAAAGAATCGAGCCACAGGCATCTTCTGTTGTAACGACATGCAGGCAATTGGAGCGCTTCAAGCTGCCAAAGAACTAGGCCTGCGTGTGCCTGAAGATGTATCAATCATCGGATTCGATAATACGATTCTGGCTTCGGTAACCAGTCCGCCTCTGACGACGATTGCCCAACCTATTGAGGATCTGGGGCGTCGTGCTGTTGATTTATTAATTGATGACCTAAAAAATGAAGAAAATTCACCTCAGAAAATTGTCCTGAAGCCTGAATTGGTCATTAGAGACTCAACAGGAAAGTTATCAAATCAATCTTGAGAACACAGCTCTGTCCAGAAACATATACGTCGTCCACACAAAACAAGCCGCGTGCACCTAAGGGTGAACGCGGCTTGTTTGAGTTAAATCTTGAACTTCTTCACTTCTTCGTACAGTGTGTTGGCATGCTGCGCCAGCTCATTGGAACGTTCCGAGATGCTTGTAATGTAATTGAACTGTTCCTGCGTGGAAGAAGCAACCTCTTCCGTGGAAGCCGCGCTCTGTTCCGACATGGCTGCAACACTGGAGATTACCTCGGCAATCTTACCAGAGCTGTCATCCAACTCAGTCGTAGCAGCGGATACCAACTGAAGCTGGCTGTCGATGCCGTCAATGGATTGTTTGATTCGGGTAAACGACTCGCGCATCTCATGCACAGCAGCTACCTGCTGCTCAATACCTTGTTCAGCCGAAGTTACTTCACTCACGCTTTGACGACTTGCCGCTTGAATCTCATCCAGCAGAACAATGATATCCTGTGCCGAGTCCGAAGACTGTTCGGCCAGTTTTCGCACTTCTTCGGCAACGACAGCGAAGCCGCGTCCGTGTTCACCCGCTCTGGCTGCTTCAATGGAAGCATTCAGGGCGAGCAGATTAGTCTGGGAGGCGATGCCCCGAATCATGCCGACAATATCCTCGATTTTCTGCGACTTGTCCGCCAAAAGCGTGATCGACTCACCCACACGATCAATGGAACTCCGATTGCCGTCTGCAAGTTCCACCTGATGATCCACGGCTTGCAATCCGGCAAGCATGGCTTCCCCTGCTTCTCGCATCATGGTTACAGATTGTTCAACACTGCGGTTAATGCCGCCAACACTATTGCTCATCTCTGACAGTCGACTTGAACCGTCATAGACCGATTCTGCCTGTTTGCTGGACCCTTGGGCGAGCTCATCTGTGGCGATGGAGATCTGTTCGGCAATACGTTTGGTATTGTCCGTATGTTCTTCCATTTCACCCGAGATGCTTTGCACCCGGTTAGCGGAGGAGGCGACCTGTTTCAGCAGCAGACTGAGTTGAGCGGACATCTGATTGAATGCCGCGCCTAACTCTGCGAACTCATCTTTACCTCTGATCTGCACCCGACCGGTAAAGTCACCGTTCGACATCAGTCTGGAGGTCGCGCCCAAGCTTTTCAGTGGTCTGATGAATAGTGTTGCAATCCAGTATGCTGCTGCCATCACAACGATTAGCGTAACTGCGATAATCAGAATGTAGTTATTTCGTAGTTCATAGTATTCTGAATAGGCTAATTTCTCGGAAATAATTGAACTAACCACCCAGCCCGTGCTGGGGATTTGATTGTAGAACAGCAGATAATTCTCGCCACTGTAGTTAAAATTTTTCTTCCCTGACGGGTTCGCCTGCATATCGGCCAGCAGTGGTTTTAATTCCTCATTTTCAGAGGCCGAGGTATTCACCTGTTTCTCGTCCGGGTGAGCAAGAAGCAATCCTTTTTTATCGATTAGAAATGTATATCCCAGCCCGTCCAGATTGATTTTCCCCACCGTATCCGTAAGGGTAGAGAGCAGCAAATCCCCTGCCACTACGCCTTGCATCTGTCCCTCTTTATTTAGGACCGGCATCGCCATGGAGACCGCGTATTGCTTCGACATCATATCCAGATAGGGATCAGAGAATACCAGTTGGTCTGCCTGCTTCGCTTCCTGGTACCAAGGACGCTGACGTGGATCATACCCGGCATCAGGTGTCCAGTCTGAACCATTCATGAAACGACCGTCTTGTTCTGAACCATAGTAAAGATCCGAGAGACTCTCTTTGTTACTGCCCAGCTTCATAATGTCAAAATAATCTTCGTTCAGTTGTCCAGCCGGAATTCCTTCCTGAATCACAAACCCCAGTGTTTCCACAACTTTGGCATTGCTGCTGATCCAGCCATCCAGTTGATTGGCCGCCGAGGACATTAATCCAGTTAATTTGGAATCAACATTACGAGTGGCTTGTTTCTCTGTTTGGTACAAGCCAAGTGTCGCCAGTGGAATCGCTGTAATCAGAACAGCAGCCAGAAACATCATCATTAATTTCGGTTTAAGTTTCATCCAATTCTCCCCCTTTGATGTCCTGCTAGTATAGGCAAAGCCGAAAGCTTATGTAGTATATCGACATTTTTTTCAAAAAGATAATATAGATATTTATCAAGTTAGTTAGCATTTTATAAAATTTAAAATGAAGGGTTTTGCAGAGGCTTTTATTTATAGATTAGATGTATTTAATGGATGATTTTAATGATCTAGATCAATATTTGGATGAGGTGGTATACTTAAAATGAACCTTTAATTTCCTTATTTACCCAACAATGAAAGGAGACTCAATGAAAAAAAGAACCAAAACCATTCTTGGTGTGGTTGTTGTAGTCGTGATTGCAGCTATTGCGATACCCATGTACATTTCGAGACAACATACCACCTTTCGAGCTGAAGTCACGGATCATATGAGTATGCTGGATAAGCTGGAGATTCTGGTTATCAAAAAAATACCGACCACCGATCCATACGATGAAGAAGAAGTGATTATTAAAGATCCCCAAGAGATTAGAAAGATGTTGAAGCTAACGAAGGATATCGAATTAAGAAGAGTAAAGCAAATAGATATCTCCAAGCGATCCGAGGGAACCCCATATTACTATGACTGGCAGCTTTTAACTAAGAAAGAAGATCGATTTACAGAAGGCTTTGGAATTACGTTTTATAATGAACATGCCGTCTCTATCTATAGCGGATACAAAACGAGAGATCAACATGAAAATTATGAAATAACCAATGATTTTAGTCTAAATGAAATGGAACGACTCTTTAACAATTTGAAGGAGGGGAAGGAATGACGGAGTATCAATTGCGTCCGATTGAGGAGCAGGATATCCCTTTTCTGTGGGAGATGTTGTATGCATCCATATTCAAGCGGGAGGGCGAAGAGCCTTTTGAACCAGAGATCATTCATAGCCCCGGGATGTCCAAGTACGTTGAAGGCTGGGGCAGAGAGGGAGATTTCGGATTTATCGCCGTGGATTCTCGGGGAAGGCGTATGGGCTCGGTGACGTTGCGGTTTTTTAATGATCAGAATGCGGGATATGGTTATGTGAATGCGGCTACACCCGAGATGGGAATGGCTGTGATTGATACAGCGCGTGGCAAAGGAATAGGTACCCGTCTCATTCAGACGGCATTGGAAGAGGCTCGAAAACGAGACATTGATGCTGTTTCGCTCAGTGTTGATCCAGATAATGAAGCAATTCGGCTTTATCGGCGTTTTGGATTCGTCGAACATGGCATGTGTGGCACATCTGTAACGATGGTGTGTGCGATGAACCCATGACCGTACTGCAAGCATGGTAAACGCGTTCATATGAAGATTTGAAAAAACAAAAAGGCGTTCCCCTCATATGCTGAGAAGCGCCTTAAGATATGACTGTATGTTTGTCGCACCGTATTTCCCTTGTGCTGTTAACGATACCTAAAAACCAATCTTCAAACTGCTACCTT contains these protein-coding regions:
- the iolD gene encoding 3D-(3,5/4)-trihydroxycyclohexane-1,2-dione acylhydrolase (decyclizing), encoding MTTIRLTMAQALLRYLDQQYISVDGVETKFVKGVIGIFGHGNVTGIGEALERSSGSLTYMQGKNEQGMVHTAAAYAKQKNRRQIYACTTSIGPGALNMITAAATATVNRIPVLLLPGDNFATREPDPVLQQLEVSGDYTISATDSFKAVSKYWDRIVRPEQLMIAATQAMRVLMDPAETGAVTLALPQDVQAEAYDYPESFFARKVHYLDRRPPVQAAIERAAQQIARGRKPLIVAGGGVLYAEASTQLAEFAEAFGIPVAETQAGKSALAWDHPLNVGAIGVTGSLAANRLAREADVVIGVGTRFSDFTTASRSAFQHPEAAFININLNGMDAAKLGGEAILADAREGLQALQTALQGRQYHSGYEASKIADLRDGWNTEVDRLYGLKHEAGLAQTTAVGVINRTIDPSSVIVCAAGSLPGDLHRLWRASAPKTYHMEYGFSCMGYEVSGAFGAALAEPDREVYAMVGDGSYLMLHSELVTSLQEQKKMTILLFNNNGFQCIHNLQREHGSDGFGNEFRYRESESGRLTGDYMPMDFAAHARSLGAKAYKAETTEQLEQAIRDARNETVTTLIEIPVVPGTNAGGYESWWNVGVPEVSNEEKVVTAHNAMQANRAKARLI
- the iolE gene encoding myo-inosose-2 dehydratase — protein: MNKLPFQLGIHPINWVGEDVKEHGDATTCEQILDDIQRLGLTGTEMGRKYPTDPDTLREELGRRKIRLVSQWKSVLFSDLTYRQSELDSYRRHAEFLQSMGSKVISTAEVGGSLHFDPRRTPHEKEVLRLSESEWHILAEGLNEAGAIAREHGLKLTYHHHGGTVVEQPDEIDKLMELTDPSLVYLLYDTGHAYYGGADPLALLRKHYDRIAYIHLKDIRPQVLDEARAEQSDFVGCIRKGVFTVPGDGCIDFAPILQELVTRGYDGWAMLEGEQDPAIHNPYEYARRSLQYMESLYQHS
- the iolC gene encoding 5-dehydro-2-deoxygluconokinase, giving the protein MTYVSFPDSRKMDFTAIGRLCIDLNANEINRPMEETMTFTKYVGGSPANITIGMSRLGMETAFIGKIANDQMGRFINSYLERNGIDTSNVVTDDTGAVTGLAFTEIKSPTDCNILMYRDHVADLLLQSREVQEELIADSKVLLISGTALAQSPSREAVFQALAYAKKHGTIIVFDLDYRPYTWTSAEETAVYYNLAAEKCDIILGTREEFDMMETFDHNPDHSDQVTAQKWFDFSAKIVVIKHGKEGSIAYTGEGLSHQADSYPARVVKTFGAGDSYAAGFLYGLMQGWTIERSMAFGSAAACIVISSHSCSDAMPTVEQVNDYIERCNRGEITVS
- a CDS encoding CoA-acylating methylmalonate-semialdehyde dehydrogenase — protein: MGKGISEASATATMVQNWIGGAWVTPAATRTEPVVNPATEEVIAHVPLSEQADVDLAVQTAREAFPSWSGTPVPRRARILFRYQQLLVEHWEELARLVTLENGKSYAEAYGEVQRGIECVEFAAGAPNLMMGKQLPDIATGLESGMYRYPIGVIGGITPFNFPMMVPCWMFPLAIACGNTFVLKPSERTPLLAGRLAELFKEAGLPDGVLNIVHGAHDVVNGLLEHKDVQAISFVGSQPVAEYVYTTASAHGKRVQALAGAKNHSIVMPDADLDLTVKEITSAAFGSAGERCMACSVVVAVGDVADTLVQKLVEAADRITIGNGMDEGVFLGPVIRGPHKERTLSYIESGEQEGAALIRDGRKDEATGKSGYFVGPTVFDEVQSTMKIWKDEIFAPVLSVARVATLEEAVELANRSDFANGACLFTRSGASMRQFRETIDAGMLGINLGVPAPMAFFPFSGWKKSFYGDLHANGTDGVEFYTRKKMVTARW
- the iolG gene encoding inositol 2-dehydrogenase, coding for MGKDKVRIGIIGAGRIGKIHADNLLRNTHAEIVGISDLFAGPELEEWASSRGIPVVTTDSSQLIAMPNVDAVLICSSTDTHVPLIEQAAQAGKHIFCEKPVSMDLHQTQAAVAAVQKAGVKLQIGFNRRFDHNFKRVRAHVQEGTIGDPHIIKITSRDPSPPPAEYIRVSGGIFMDMMIHDFDMARYLSGSEVDEVYAQGNVLIHPVFAEHGDVDTAIVTMSFENGAIGVIDNSRQAVYGYDQRVEVFGSLGSAAAANDHPNTAEISTANGLMRDKPLHFFLERYNEAYVQETALFIDAILNDIPVIVNGNDAVQAERIALAARMSMEQGRPVKLREVPGMSVESQTVTP
- the iolB gene encoding 5-deoxy-glucuronate isomerase → MSERIVKPVLNPKADGTLLTVTPESAGWEYVGFQVVQLAEGQTLTRESGDQELCLVLLSGFANVSTREYTWENIGKRMSVFEKIPPYSVYVPSSDRVEVTALTALEIAICAAPGKGTYPARLIAPEDVGVETRGYGNLERQIHNILPEQKEADSLLVVEVFTPDGHWSSYPPHKHDRDALPDESLLEETYYFRVQPEQGFAIQRIYTDDRAVDETLAVNNGEVVLVPCGYHPVGAPPGYEVYYLNVMAGPTRTWKFHNDPDHAWLMNKK
- a CDS encoding LacI family DNA-binding transcriptional regulator, whose protein sequence is MKATIYDIAREAGVSIATVSQVINGKGKISEKRRAEIMEIMERLHYQPSAIAAALTGKQTYTLGLLVPDISNPYFAELARAVEDRSRQLGYSVVICSTDNKDERVERYLNLLQQKRVDGMMIGTGIDNAEILSPLLQQSIPVALIARHMPSLSVHTVAIDDRLGGGLAAQHLLELGHIHVAVLSESFKVSSSQERVRGFREVLEKAGLSLEADQVRESSADLGSAKKEALVLLTEKNRATGIFCCNDMQAIGALQAAKELGLRVPEDVSIIGFDNTILASVTSPPLTTIAQPIEDLGRRAVDLLIDDLKNEENSPQKIVLKPELVIRDSTGKLSNQS